The Nitrospira sp. sequence CTGGCGCACGAGGATCGACAACGAATAATTGTAGATTGCTATTGTCAATGCTTTTCAGTATGACCTCGTTGATATGACTATCGCGGAATCCATACCCAATCACTAGCAGACGTTGTGAATTCTTGCTCAGCGCTGCTTCGAAGATGTCATGGTACCACTTAAACAATGGTTCTTCCTTCAGTAGAGTGCTCTTCGTGTGACCAATTGCCATAGTGCTATTGCCATCGTCTCTGCGCCAATTCCATGAGCCGTGAAGTTTTATATATTGCAAGCGGCCTTGTGCAGATGGCTTGCTATCCCTCTCCCTCAAATACGTTTGTATCGTCTCTTCCTTAGGCAACGTGAGGAAGCTTTTGTCGGTCAGCCCTTCTCCCTGCATCCCTAAAGGATGATCATCCATTCCCGGTAGGTATAGAGACACCCCATTAGTAAGACTCATTTTGCAAGCCGAGAGCCATCGTTCGACAAAGAGATCCTGATTTAATGTGAAGATGAACTCTCGGACGGTTTCCGTTCCAAACAACTTCAACAGAAAATTCTCAAGCCTTTTGAGATCTACCCCTCCTCTCGAAATACCATATGTACGAATTCGATTGTCCATGCTCTCATATACATCGGACAGTGCTTTTAAGAACCCATCTTGATCCCCTTTGATTTGATCTGCATCAAGCATGGTTTCGTTATGGCGGCCCTGCATCACCAAGTCATAGATTGTTTCAAAATCCAACGTATTGGAAATATCCTTGGAATCATAATTTTTCATGAAACTACAGAGACGCTTTTTTGAACGGCCAGACAACGTATTGAAGATCTGTGCCCACATCTCTTGGGCCAAGTATCCCCCTACGTCTTTAGAAAAACCGGCTCCTGTTAAGATCACAGGTCAATCCTCCATCGCCATTCGTTCATGATGACGGCATGTGACATTCCCTGCATACCCACCACAAACCCGCGGACGCCAAGACTCATTTCCCGAGCGTTTGTTTGACTTGTGTTGAGCACACATCAATGAGCTGCAACGGCATTGCTACGGATTTCCAACCGTCAGGGAAAGATTCATGACGGCTCCAGGACCGTCGCGGTGTCGCTCTTCACATCTCACAAGATTCAAAATTCGGAGAAGGCGGCCGGTCTGTAGAACATAAGCCATAGCTGACGACCTTAAAGCTGAAACTGGGGAGCCTATTGTAAGAGAGCATGTGTTAGCGGAGCAAGGAGTTGAAGTCAAGTCTCTTAGAGGCGTTCCCTTGAACAATTCTCCTAGCTTTACCTTGGGTACAAACTATGTAACCATCGGTAACATGCTTATTCGAGAAGACATCGTGGAAGGAATCTATCTCAAGCAGACTACAGAACGTTACGGTATGCCGGAGGGTCTTATCGCTGTCGTTCACACGGTCGGCACAGACTGGACCGGAGAATGGTCCTTTCAACTACGATATCTGAAGCCACCTACAGGCACACGAACCAGATTGATCTCACAATGGAACCTAAACCTTCGAGAAAAGGACCTGGCCCACTTCGAGCTGATCGGACCATGGCTCTCCGCACAAGCCTTGTTGGCAGCTAGCCCAGCCTCCACCAAGACAAAGAAAGTGCCCAAGGTTTGGGTATGGATGCGGGGAAAAGTACACCCGAATCAGCTTCGATTGTTTGAGGACTTCTAAGTGGAACGCTCACTTGATGGTTCCGCATCACATCACCCCGGAACAAGCCTTACTTCCATTAGATTCCCCGTTTTTCCCTCAGCAACGCAGAAAGACCTCTGATCTTTCTCTTCAAGGCTTCCGCCGCACCCTCGGAGAGGGCACCCTTTTCGAGACGCTTCCTGCTGGCGGCGAGATGTTCTCGGATTCCTTGACGATAGTCAGCCATAGGCAACCTCCTACAATTGCTCAACATGTCAAGAGCCGTCAACTCATAGGGTTACTGTACATGCAGGGAAAGGTACGCCACAGCTCGGCAGTCGCCTAGTTTTGTTATAGAGAAATTTTGGATTGAACATACGTACGAACAATGTCCCATCTTCGAGCAGGCGCACCCCTCTCATCGGACCTAGCATGGGAGACCTTTTGGTTTTGCAGCGCCAAGAGACCCAATGGGTGCAGTTGGATTAGTTACAGAACCGAGACATGAGGACACTCTCTCTTAATCTAGGGGGTTGCCTAGTATTTTTAGAACCTAGGGTGTTATCCACTCGTAGAAGCATGAATCGCTTATTGTCCGTCGTCGTGGCATTGACACTCCTGGCGCCCACTATTGGTTCGGCTGATGTCTCTATCTCGCAACCCAAGGAGAAACAAACAGATGAACTGATTGGTCCGACCCTTCCCGATCAAGAGACGCAGGGCCATCACACAACTCTTAACAGTCAGAGCGCGGTCCTCAATTGGGAAACCGGCAGCGGTCGCAGTTACCTCATTCCCGCAGGTGAGATCCTCGCCTATATCTTCCTACTCAATCAATACGACCGACATTTTACCGAGCCCAGGGACGTCTATCGCACCGACGGACATACGATCTGGCAACAGCTCACTCATTCAAAATGGGTTCTGGACAACGATCAATTTTCCGTCAATCAATTTCTGCATCCCTACGGCGGCAGTGTGTACTACGGGCTCGCCAGATCAGCCGGCCTCAGCTTCTGGGAATCATGGCTGTATAGTTCCGCCGGAAGTTTCGTTTGGGAAATGGCAGGGGAAACAACGTCGCCATCGATCAATGACATGATCGCCACTCCGATCGGTGGAACATTGCTGGGAGAACCGCTTTTTCGCATGGCGAATCTGTTACTCGAAACCGACGACGGAAGGCCCGGCTTCTGGCGGGAACTGGGCGCAGCGGTGCTCTCACCTCCGACAGGGTTCAACCGTCTGATGTTTGGTGAGCGTTTCGACACAGTCTTCCCGAGCCGCCAACCTGCCACGTTCTTACGTCTGCGACTCGGGGGCGTCGTCTCTACGAGCAGTCATAACGTTCCATCGGGCGTTCGAGAGCACGGTGTTATTGGAGATTTCACGTTTACGTACGGTTCGCCCGGTAAGCCGAGCTATCAGTACACACGTCCGTTCGACTATTTTGACTTTCACGTCACGGCCGTCACGACCAATACGCTGGAAAGCATCAATACGCGCGGCCTACTGTTCGGAACGACGTACGGGCTTGGCGAAGCGACCCGTGGGGCATGGGGTCTGTTCGGCAGCTATGACTATATTTCCCCTCAAGTGTTCCGGGTATCCAGCGTCGCCCTTTCGCTTGGCACGATCTGGCAATCCTGGTTGTCACGTTCGATTGCTCTTCAAGGTGTGGCACTTGCCGGTCCCGGCTATGGTGCAGCCGGTAGCATTCAGCGTACCGAAGAACGTGACTACCACTATGGAACGACAGGGCAGGGGCTTCTCGCCCTGCGGCTGATCTTCGGAGATCGTGCGATGCTCGACTTCACAGGGCGTGAATACTATGTCAGCGGTCTTCTGTCTGCAGAGCCGCGTGGGCAAGAAAACATCCTCCGTGGTGAATCGTCCTTGACGTTCCGGATTTTCGGCCCACACGGCCTGGCGCTCCGCTATGCCGTGTCGCACCGCGATGCCCGGTATCCTAATGTTGAATTTCGTGATCAGACGGTCGAAACAATCAGCCTCATGTATGTGTTTCTCGGCAAGACCGGGTTTGGCGCTGTCGAGTGGCGGTGATTTTTTAATATTCTCCGAACGCATGTAAGATCGTTTCAGAGCGGACTGACTCCGTCTCAATCTTTGAATTGCGTCCCCAGCACGCAAACTGGGCAGTACAGTTATAGAGTTTCCACATGAGCGCCTTGGAACGATGAGACACTCCAGTATAGGACTGTCATAGGATTATCTCGTTGAGCGTGTCACCTCATAGACAGCTTTCATCTCGTAAACGTGCGATTATGCACAGCCCGATTTTGAATTTCCGCGCAAGACACGATCAACATGCGCCACACGCATCCAAGGATTTCAGCATTTCTGCAAGGTGGACCATCGCACAACCCTTTGTAACCACTATAACTTAAGTATCTATCCACTTCAGACCTGCAAAGAGCACTTCACCGTTCTAGGGATGGCACTGAACCTGCTCGGCTAAGCGCTTGCAGTGGAGTCCTCCGTCCAAACATCGGGGCCTACCCACACTGTTAAATTTACGTGCAGTACACATTTCGCGTGCGCGCGATTAGAGGCCTATGTCGAGAAGGCACAGGTTGAGCGTGCACAACGGTCACCTGTGCACCATGCTAACCAATAGGTACCCATCTCGGCAGACTGGTCGTCAAGGGAGCGTCGCCAGACCTCCCATTCCAAGACTCCCCGGCTTTGAGCGAATGTTCGCAGTGGCTGCGCAGGTATCCACATGCAACTGAACGCTCTAGCCAATCCGTCATTGCCCAAACTCGCCTGGGTCGCGGAAGTCGATCGGACGAAAGAAGTTGTGACAGTGCAGCACGGTTCAGGTGTGGAAGTTCGGTCGACCTTTTTCATTGAGGGGGTGTGGAACGGTCCATTTGAGGATGGAGGTTTCAGCGAGACGGACTGTGTGTTCGGTACCGGCGGCATCCTCAGCGAGCATTCGATTCGCTTCGTGACAAGCGCCTGCACGACGGATTACTTGTTCTATGCCGACACTCCGGGACAGGTCACGGTGTCTAATTCCTTGCCGCTGCTGCTGGGTGCCATCGGCGATACTCTCGATCCACGGTATTTGGAATACCCTGAAATCTGCGATTCGATCATGGAAGGCATCAACCGGTATCGACGAGACATTCCGACACAGCGAGGAACGGTGCGGCGTCAGATGTACCGAAACCTGGATGTCTCCAGGGAGAAGGTCTTTGAGACAGAAAAGCGAATGCCGCCTCGGTTCAGGAGTTTTAAGGAGTACCGGAGTTATCTGGAGGAGAACTATGCCCTGATCGCGGCCAATGCGAGAGATCCACAGCGAACACAGCCGCTCGAAATATGGTCTACTCAATCGAAGGGCTACGACACGACCGCGGTGAATGCGATTGCA is a genomic window containing:
- a CDS encoding SIR2 family protein; this translates as MILTGAGFSKDVGGYLAQEMWAQIFNTLSGRSKKRLCSFMKNYDSKDISNTLDFETIYDLVMQGRHNETMLDADQIKGDQDGFLKALSDVYESMDNRIRTYGISRGGVDLKRLENFLLKLFGTETVREFIFTLNQDLFVERWLSACKMSLTNGVSLYLPGMDDHPLGMQGEGLTDKSFLTLPKEETIQTYLRERDSKPSAQGRLQYIKLHGSWNWRRDDGNSTMAIGHTKSTLLKEEPLFKWYHDIFEAALSKNSQRLLVIGYGFRDSHINEVILKSIDNSNLQLFVVDPRAPEDFRAMLMNSHAGGISYPYSVSGMRIWSKGLAGYFQATLSQLFPKDTFDDESTLAIQIREMISQ
- a CDS encoding DUF3943 domain-containing protein, translated to MRTLSLNLGGCLVFLEPRVLSTRRSMNRLLSVVVALTLLAPTIGSADVSISQPKEKQTDELIGPTLPDQETQGHHTTLNSQSAVLNWETGSGRSYLIPAGEILAYIFLLNQYDRHFTEPRDVYRTDGHTIWQQLTHSKWVLDNDQFSVNQFLHPYGGSVYYGLARSAGLSFWESWLYSSAGSFVWEMAGETTSPSINDMIATPIGGTLLGEPLFRMANLLLETDDGRPGFWRELGAAVLSPPTGFNRLMFGERFDTVFPSRQPATFLRLRLGGVVSTSSHNVPSGVREHGVIGDFTFTYGSPGKPSYQYTRPFDYFDFHVTAVTTNTLESINTRGLLFGTTYGLGEATRGAWGLFGSYDYISPQVFRVSSVALSLGTIWQSWLSRSIALQGVALAGPGYGAAGSIQRTEERDYHYGTTGQGLLALRLIFGDRAMLDFTGREYYVSGLLSAEPRGQENILRGESSLTFRIFGPHGLALRYAVSHRDARYPNVEFRDQTVETISLMYVFLGKTGFGAVEWR